The following proteins come from a genomic window of Rattus norvegicus strain BN/NHsdMcwi chromosome 8, GRCr8, whole genome shotgun sequence:
- the Rec114 gene encoding meiotic recombination protein REC114 isoform X5 — MDCLLFGTTIKDKSRMFRVQFSGESQEEALEHCCGCVQTLTQYVTVQEPDRITQELQQSPGPREAGESQGKDPLQQGSSLILEQHVCMAAGTGLLEERTSVTHLAQSILAPEKLTLAYEGSSWGAEELGPFLRLCLMDQNFPAFVEEVEKELKKITGLRN; from the exons ATGGACTGTCTTCTGTTCGGAACAACAATAAAG GACAAGAGCCGAATGTTCCGCGTCCAGTTCAGTGGGGAGTCCCAGGAAGAGGCACTGGAACACTGCTGTGGCTGCGTGCAGACCCTGACCCAGTATGTCACCGTCCAGGAACCTGACCGCATCACCCAGGAGCTTCAGCAGAGCCCAGGCCCACGAGAGGCAGGTGAAAGCCAAGGGAAGGATCCACTGCAGCAGGGG TCCTCCCTGATTCTGGAGCAGCATGTGTGTATGGCAGCTGGCACAGGTCTGCTAGAGGAAAGGACTTCAGTGACACATCTAGCTCAG TCTATCCTGGCGCCAGAGAAGCTGACCCTAGCCTATGAAGGATCTTCATGGGGAGCAGAAGAATTGGGCCCTTTTCTACGTTTATGCCTCATGGATCAGAACTTCCCAGCATTTGTGGAAGAGGTGGAGAAGGAACTTAAAAAGATCACAGGGTTGAGAAACTAA